In a genomic window of Quercus lobata isolate SW786 chromosome 4, ValleyOak3.0 Primary Assembly, whole genome shotgun sequence:
- the LOC115985801 gene encoding thaumatin-like protein 1, translating into MVFILRLTLTGVGAHSVTFAITNNCPFKVWPGTLTGSGSPQLSLLTGLELASGASSSLNVHPPWSGRFWARYQCSKDHFGKFSCSSGDCGSGQIACNGAGAIPPASLVEFTVATNGGRDFYDVSLVDGFNLPISVTPHGGKEGCNTTSCRANVNTVCPLELAVKASDGSVIACKSACLAFKQPQYCCTGDFGSPYTCSPSNYSRIFKDQCPQAYSYAYDDKSSTFTCTGGADYAITFCP; encoded by the exons ATGGTTTTTATCCTGAGATTGACTCTTACTGGTGTGG GGGCTCACTCAGTTACATTTGCAATCACAAACAACTGCCCATTCAAAGTCTGGCCAGGAACCTTAACTGGCTCCGGCAGTCCTCAGTTATCTCTATTAACTGGTTTGGAGTTGGCTTCCGGTGCTTCATCCTCTCTTAATGTCCATCCCCCATGGTCTGGTCGGTTTTGGGCACGATATCAATGTTCTAAGGACCACTTTGGAAAGTTTAGTTGCAGCAGTGGAGATTGTGGATCAGGTCAAATAGCATGCAATGGTGCTGGTGCAATTCCACCAGCTTCCCTAGTGGAATTCACGGTTGCAACAAATGGTGGACGAGATTTCTATGATGTTAGTCTTGTGGATGGCTTTAATTTGCCAATCTCAGTAACCCCCCATGGTGGAAAAGAAGGGTGTAATACCACAAGCTGCAGAGCTAATGTGAACACAGTTTGTCCTCTCGAGTTGGCTGTGAAAGCATCAGATGGTAGTGTAATTGCTTGCAAGAGTGCATGTTTGGCATTCAAACAGCCACAATACTGTTGTACAGGTGATTTTGGTTCGCCATATACATGCTCGCCATCTAACTATTCAAGGATTTTCAAGGACCAATGTCCACAAGCTTATAGCTATGCTTATGATGATAAATCTAGCACCTTTACTTGCACAGGTGGGGCTGACTATGCCATAACTTTCTGTCCTTAA
- the LOC115985800 gene encoding uncharacterized protein LOC115985800, with protein sequence MGKGKAKVVSQERRDFRSERFNNSNRPRRDYIEQSGSTGAQAVHAMFREPLHKILEKVKYEPFFQWPNKMVGDPLKRNQNLYCAYHQEPGHTTDDYRNLKNYLDRLVRERKLRHLLHRSEGWQEPSNNETKQSTLRPPIGTINVILAALGRTGSVPFRVMSVSSFPTKPDDRESKRARMSATPLIGFTEEDKQGTIQPHDDALVVTLRIGGYDVKREDLSPYDSPLVSFEGKVVIPRGMIRLPVQTDSDVVEVNFIVIDAYSPYTAIVARPWLHALGAVSSTLHQKVKYPSGGQIKEIIGNQGVARQCMVSAILRQQNCITSTSAENGL encoded by the exons ATGGGAAAAGGTAAAGCGAAGGTCGTCTCTcaagagaggagggacttcaggtcggaacgaTTTAACAACAGTAACAGACCGAGAAGGGACTATATAGAGCAGTCCGGATCTACTGGGGCTCAGGCAGTCCATGCTATGTTCCGAGAACCTCTTCACAAGATCCTAGAGAAGGTGAAGTATGAGCCTTTCTTCcagtggccgaacaagatggttGGCGACCCTTTGAAGCGTAATCAGAACCTGTATTGCGCATACCATCAGGAGCCAGGTCACACTACTGATGATTACAGGAACCTGAAGAACTATTTAGACCGGCTCGTCCGAGAAAGGAAGCTGAGACATCTACTGCATCGCTCTGAAGGATGGCAAGAACCATCAAACAATGAAACCAAACAAAGTACGTtgaggccacccattggcacaattAATGTTATTCTCGCCGCACTTGGAAGGACAGGCTCTGTCCCCTTCAGGGTAATGTCAGTGAGCAGTTTCCCGACTAAACCAGATGACAGGGAATCCAAGAGGGCTAGAATGAGCGCCACGCCATTAATCGGGTTCACGGAGGAAGACAAACAAGGAACTATccaaccccacgatgatgccttAGTCGTTACGCTCAGAATAGGAGGttatgacgtgaaaagg GAAGACCTGTCGCCATACGATTCCCCCCTAGTTAGCTTTGAAGGAAAGGTTGTCATCCCGAGAGGCATGATTAGGTTGCCTGTGCAAACAGACTCAGATGTGGTAGAAGTGAACTTCATTGTCATAGATGCATACTCCCCTTACACAGCCATCGTGGCCCGGCCATGGCTTCATGCACTGGGGGCTGTGTCGTCAACCttgcaccaaaaggtgaaatatccGTCAGGAGGTCAGATCAAAGAGATAATAGGGAACCAGGGAGTagctaggcaatgcatggtgtcagCAATCTTGCGACAGCAGAATTGCATAACTTCCACTTCGGCCGAGaacggcttatag